The Thermoanaerobacterales bacterium nucleotide sequence GGCCGGCTCCCCGCCGTCCCCGCCCAGCAGCTGATAGGGCAGCCGGCACGGCTGGGCGCAGCGCCCGCGGTTGCCGCTGCGGCCGCCGATGAAGCTCGACATCAGGCACTGGCCGGAGTAGCAGACGCAGAGCGCGCCGTGGACGAAGGTCTCGACCTCGAGGCCGCTCTCTTCTTTCAAGTTTCTTATCTCGTCGAGGCTCAGTTCGCGGGCCAGCACCACGCGGGTGAAGCCGAGGTCTTTGAGGAACCGCATCGCGGAAAGGTTGTGGACCGTCATCTGCGTGCTGGCGTGCAGGGGCAGGTCCGGCAGGAGATCACGGGCCAGACGGGCCAGGCCCAGGTCCTGGACGATGACGCCGTCCGCCCCGGCCTGGTACAGGAAATGCAGGAGCCGGGCCGCCTCGATGAGTTCCGTGTCGGCGAGGAGGATGTTTACGGTGACGTAGACGTTGACGTCGCGGACGTGGGCGTAGTCGATGGCGCGGGCCAGTTCGCCGGCGTCGAAGTTGGCGGCTGAGGCCCGGGCATTGAAGGAGCGGGCCCCGAGGTAGACGGCGTCGGCGCCGTTCTGCACCGCGGCGACCAGCGCCTCCCAGGACCCGGCCGGGGCCAGGAGTTCCGGATGGCGAACCTGCTTAGCGTTGTCCATTATCCGATAACCTCAACACTTGTAAACTCGGCCGGAAGGGAGCGGGTTGGGGGTCTTCACCCAGACCCCCAACCCGTTTATGCCCCCGGACCAAGGTTTTACTGAGGATGGATCGTGTCCACCTCTCAAGCTCTACACTTCTGTGGCCGCCCGGCGGTCGACGCGGATCAGGCCGGCGGCCGGGATAACCTTCACGCCCCGTGCTTCCAGCTCATCAAGGAGCAGGTTCATCCCCAGCGAGTCGCTGGCCATGTGGCCGGCGATGATGACGTTGACGTGGTTCTTTTCGGCCTCTTTACGGTGCTTCTCGCCCATATGCATCACGACCAGCGTGCCGACCCCGGCCGCCGCCAGCTTGCTGTACGCATCCTCCGACCCGCTCGTGCCGCCGGTCATGTCAACGAAGATCTTGCCGGCCCGCCGTTCGGGCGAACCGACGATCAGTGTCGGACCGGCGTTCAAACGCGCGGCCTCCGCGTATTCGGGCAGCTCGCGCAGGCGCTTGATCACGTCCCCCAGCGTCGGCGGCTGCCTTTCCTCGAGGTACCGCTGGAGAAAACCCGTCACTATATTGTCGGCCACGGTGTGCGTGCACATCAGCGGGATGTCCAGGAGCCGGGCGGCATCCACGGCCCGGTTGTGGTTCAAAGGCAGAAGGCCGCGCTTCACCTCGCTGATCCGGGAGGACAGGATCCCCTCGGCGACGTTGATCGGCACCCCGAAAGCCGCCAGCACGTCCTCCTGCAGGTGCATGACCTCGTGCAGGCCTGCCAGGGCCTTGCCTTCGGGATGATGGGCGATGACCAGGTCCACGGCCTCCCCCCGCTCCCGCAGGCGGTCGGCGAGCAGGACCTCCCCCGCTTCCATATCGATGCCCACCAGGCAGCCTCGGACCTCACGCTCCGGGTCGCCATATAGAAGGCGCGTGTCGGGATAGGGGTTGGTGAGGCGCTCCTCGTCGTAGAACGGCCGATCCTCATCCTTCAGTTCCGACGCCCGCTCCCGCTCGCGCGCCAGGAGGCGCTCCACCTCCGCCGCTCCGCGCGGGTCATTCTCGATTCCCAGGCGAATGGCCAGGCTGAAGATCTCACCGACTTTCAAAAAACCCGGACCTCCTATCTCACTCTTTTGCTTAGTTTGCTTCCGGATGCTCGTTGTTTCTTAGAAAAGAATATCTTCCCTACCTTGGGCGGGACTCCACCCATTCAGCCCCCTGGCCACCCTATCATGTCTCGCAGGGTCAATGCCCCGACATTCCTTCGTTCTACCTAATGGGGGCTGGGTGGGGCGTGCTGTACTTTGTTGCAGGGTC carries:
- a CDS encoding NGG1p interacting factor NIF3, coding for MKVGEIFSLAIRLGIENDPRGAAEVERLLARERERASELKDEDRPFYDEERLTNPYPDTRLLYGDPEREVRGCLVGIDMEAGEVLLADRLRERGEAVDLVIAHHPEGKALAGLHEVMHLQEDVLAAFGVPINVAEGILSSRISEVKRGLLPLNHNRAVDAARLLDIPLMCTHTVADNIVTGFLQRYLEERQPPTLGDVIKRLRELPEYAEAARLNAGPTLIVGSPERRAGKIFVDMTGGTSGSEDAYSKLAAAGVGTLVVMHMGEKHRKEAEKNHVNVIIAGHMASDSLGMNLLLDELEARGVKVIPAAGLIRVDRRAATEV